The genomic region CCATCGTTCGGGTGCGGAACCCTGAATATTCTAACTCTTATTTCAAGGAAAAGAATATTCTCGGTTTTTCTCTTATCGTTAACCCTGAGCTCTTGGCTGCCCGCGCTATCGCGAATATCATTGACTTCCCCAACGCCCTCTCTGTCGAACGTTTCTTTGGTGGACGCGTTAGCCTCATGGAATTCACTGTTAAATCTTCCAGCGGTCTTTGCCAAATGCCCATTTCTGATTTTCGTAAAAAATTTGGCAATGTTATTGTCTGCGCTATAGAGAGGGATCATCAAATTATCATTCCAAGCGGTGACATGACCATACAGGATAAAGATAGAATCTTTGTCACTGGTAACCGTGTTGATATGATGCTCTTCCATAATTATTTTAAATCTCGTGCCGTGAAGAGCCTTCTTATTGTTGGAGCTGGTAGAATCGCCTATTATCTACTAGGTATCCTAAAAGACAGTCGTATTGATACCAAGGTTATTGAAATCAATCCTGAAATCGCTAGCTTCTTTAGCGAGAAATTCCCAAACCTCTACATCGTTCAAGGAGATGGTACCGCAAAAGATATCCTGCTGGAAGAAAGTGCTCAAAACTATGATGCCGTTGCGACTCTAACAGGGGTTGATGAGGAAAATCTGATTACCTCTATGTTCCTTGACAGGGTAGGTGTACAAAAAAATATCACCAAGGTCAATCGTACCAGTCTCCTCGAAATTATCAATGCGCCTGATTTTTCAAGTATCATCACACCTAAAAGCATCGCTGTAGATACGATTATGCACTTTATTCGTGGTCGGGTTAATGCCCAGTATTCAGACCTTCAGGCCATGCACCATCTAGCCAATGGCCAAATCGAAACCCTGCAATTTCATATCAAGGAAGCTAATAAAATGACTGCCAAACCTCTTTCTCAACTAAAACTGAAAAAAGGGGTTCTTATAGCAGCCATCATTCGAAAGGGCAAGACTATTTTCCCTACTGGGGAGGATATGTTGGAAGTTGGAGACAAGCTCCTAGTAACAACTTTGTTGCCAAACATCACTAAGATTTATGACTTGATCACGAGGTAAGAAATGAATAAAAGTATGATTCGTTACCTCCTTTCAAAATTACTTTTGATTGAAGCTGTTCTTCTTTTGGTTCCTGTGTCTGTCGCTGTCTATTACCGTGAATCGAGCCAAGTCTTTACGGCCCTCTTTTCAACAATAGGGATTCTCGTATTACTAGGCGGTTCAGGAATTTTACAAAAGCCCAAAAATCAACGGATTTATGCCAAGGAGGGAGTCTTGATTGTTGCCCTCTGTTGGATCCTTTGGTCCTTCTTTGGCGGTCTCCCCTTTGTTTTTGCTAAGCAAATTCCCAGCGTTATCGATGCCTTTTTTGAAATCAGTTCTGGCTTTACAACTACTGGAGCAACTATTCTGAACGACGTTTCGGTCCTCAGTCGTTCCCTCCTCTTCTGGCGAAGTTTTACCCACTTGATTGGAGGGATGGGAGTGCTTGTTTTTGCACTTGCTATTATGGATAATGCCAAGAATAGTCACCTAGAAGTGATGAAGGCTGAGGTTCCTGGCCCTGTTTTTGGTAAAGTAGTATCCAAACTAAAAAACACTGCCCAGATTCTCTATCTCCTTTATCTAGCTCTCTTCTCCCTCTTTGTCATCATCTATTATCTGGCTGGCATGCCCCTATTTGATAGTTTTGTCATTGCTATGGGGACAGCAGGTACAGGAGGCTTTACCGTCTATAACGACGGGATTGCCCACTATGGCAGCTCACTGATTACCTATCTGGTTAGTATCGGAGTTCTGGTTTTTGGGGTAAATTTCAATCTCTACTACTACCTCATGCTCCGTCGCGTCAAAGCCTTCTTTGGTGACGAGGAACTTCGTGCTTACTTGGTCATTGTTCTGCTTTCTACAGGCTTGATTAGCCTTAATACCCTCTATCTCTATCCAGGATTTTCAAAGAGTTTTGAAATGGCCTTCTTCCAGGTTTCCAATATCATTACAACGACTGGTTTTGGTTACGGAGACATTACCAACTGGCCCCTCTTCTCCCAGTTTATCCTTCTCTTCCTCATGGGAATCGGTGGTTCTGCTGGTTCAACCGCAGGTGGACTCAAGGTTATTCGAGGCCTCATCCTTTCAAAAATTGCCAAAAACCAAATTTTGTCAATTCTATCGCCCCACCGTGTTTTGACCCTCCATGTTAATAAAACGGTGATTGACAAAGATACCCAGCATAAGATTCTCAAGTACTTTGTCATCTATTCTATGATTTTGCTATCCCTTATCTTTATTGTCAGCCTAGATAGCAATGATTTTCTAGTCGTTACCAGTGCTGTCTTTAGCTGTTTCAATAATATCGGACCTATTCTAGGAACCACTTCTAGTTTCTCAATCTTTAGTCCTATCTCAAAAATTCTCCTCTCCTTTGCAATGATTGCAGGGCGCTTGGAGATTTATCCAATCCTACTTCTCTTTATGAAGAGAACTTGGTCTAAGAGATAAAATACAACCACACCTTGTAAACCTACAAAGTGTGGTATTTTTATTTTCATACTCTTCGAAAATAAAAATACCACGTCAGCTTCGCCTTGCCGTATATGTGTGACTGACTTTGTCAGTCTTATCTACAACCTCAAAGCGGTGCTTTGAGCAACCTGCGGCTAGCTTCCTAGTTTGCTCTTTGATTTTCATTGAATATCAAATACCTCCCGCAACTCAACAAGTATCTTTGAATCCCGGTCAGACATTTCAATACCTGACTTAAGGAATTTAATAGTCCAAAAAATAACCCTCAGTCGTTTGACCGAGGGTTCCTTTTCCTTATTCAAGTTAATTGATTAGCTCAATGCATCATCCATTGAAAGAACTTCGTGGAAGACACGTTGTGTCAATTCAGTTTTTTGTTCTGGAGTGAGGTATTTAGTGTTTACACAGTATCCAGAGATACGTACGATAACGTCTTCACCTGACATGATCTTTTCGTAAACATCGTTCAAGTCCATAACGTTCAAGTTAACGTGTTGTCCACCGTTTTCGAAGTAACCATCAAGGATTGTTACCAAGTTATCAACTTGTTCGTCACGAGTCTTACCAAGCGCGCGAGGTGAAACTTGTGTAGTCAATGAGATACCATCAGCTGCGTAACTAAAGTCAAGGCTAGAAAGTGAGTTCAAGTTTTGCAACCATCCACCTTTAGCTTTGTTAGATGGGTTAGCACCTGGTGAGAAGAATTCAAGTTTAGACAAGTTCACAGAACCATCTTCGTTGAGGTATACACCTTTGTGGACTGGTGAGTTACCAGTTTGTTTAGAGTAAGCAACGTTAGATGTGATTGTCAAAAGTGATACTGTAGCTTCTGCATCTTTGTAAAGTTTGTGGCTACGTAGACGAGTTGTGTAAGCTTCAATCAACCATTCTGCCAATTCGTTTGAACGAGGATCATCTTCACCCCAACGTGGGTATTCACCGATTGTTTCGTAATCGTAGATGTAGCCATTTTCGTCACGGATTGGTTTAACTGTAGCGTATTTGATAGCTGACAATGTATCAACAGTGTTAGCAAATCCACAGATACCGAATCCCATGTTCGCACGTTGTTTAGTTGGCAAGAAGGCCATTTGAACAGCTTCGTAGTTGTACTTATCAGTCATGTAGTGGATGATGTTCAAAGCATCTACGTAAGTATCAGTCAACCAGTCAAGAGATTTTTCAAAGTTTTCTTTAACTGATTCGAATTCAAGAACTTCGTCACGGATTGGTTCGATGTCAAATACTTTGTAGTCTTTGTGAACATCGTCGTAACCACCGTTCAAACCAGTAAGAAGAGCTTTCAATACATTTACACGTGCACCGAAGTACTGGATGTTGTGGCGTTGTTCTTCATTTTCTGGGTCAAGTGGAGACACACAGCATGAGATACAGCTCATTTCACCGTATCCGTCTTTGGCCATTGTTGTAACACCTTCGTATTGGATAGAAGAGTGTTTGTGGCTCATATGCATACAGTAGCGACGGAAGTTGTATGGCAATTTGTCAGTCCAAAGAACTGTCAAGTTTGGTTCTGGAGAGTTACCGATATTGTCAAGAGTGTTCAAGAAACGGTAGTCCATCTTAGTAACACGGTGACGACCGTCGTTACCCATACCAGCCATAGAAGTTGTGATGAAAGTTGGGTCACCTGAGTACAATTGGTCATAAGCTTTTGTACGAGCAAATTTAACTGTACGAAGTTTCATAACGAAATCATCAACGAATTCTTGGATTTCTGATTCAGTAAATGTACCACGAGCAAGGTCACGTTCTGCAAAGATGTCCAATACGATTGGCACACGTCCTAGAGATGTAGCAGCACCGTTGATAACACGGCAGACAGACATGAAGGCGATGTTAACCCATTGGATTGCTTCTTTAACGTTCATCGCTGGTTTGCGAACGTCAACTCCGTAAAGGTCACCCAAGCGAACAACTTGTTGCAATGCTTGGTATTGAAGGTTGATTTCTTCACGAAGACGGATTGTTTCTTCATCGATTTCTTCGATTGCATTCCAGTCGTTTACTTTTTCTTGCATCAAGTAGTCTGCACCGTAAAGAGCAAGACGTGCGTAAACACCGATAATACGTCCGCGTGAGTATGCATCTGGAAGACCAGTTACAGTGTGAGCGTGACGAGCGCGACGAATGTTTGAAGTGTAAGCGCGGAAGATACCGTCGTTAACTGTTGTTACGTATTTAGTGAAGATTTCGTGAACAGCTGGGTCTGGTTCGTATCCATTTTCTTTCAAAGTGGTTTCAGCCATACGGATACCACCTTTTGGCATGAAGTTCAATTTGAAGAGTTCGTCATTTTGGATACCAAAGATAACTTCGTTTTCTTTATCGATAAATCCTGCAGGGATATCAGCGATAGAAGTTGGACGAGTGTCCATTGGGAAACGAGTTTCTTCGTAGTGAGCCTTAGTTTCTTCTACAATTTTTTTGATGTGAAGTGAACGTTCTGTTGGTCCTGCAAGGAAGCTTTCGTCTCCGTCATAAGGTGTGTAGTTAGCTTGTACAAAGCGTGACACACTTGCTTTTTCTTTCCAATCTACGCCTTTGAAGCCTTCCCAAGCTTTGTCAAAAATATCTTGTGCTTCAACAACTGTCTTAACAACCATGTTAATGTCCTCTTTTTTCTTTCTAGTAACATCCATCTGTTACATTCATGAGACAAGTATACCATACAGTAACCGATTTCAACAAGTGATAAATCCCTATTTTTACACTTTCTTTTCTAAAACAGTCTATATTTTATCCCAAACTGTATTATATTTTTGAAAAAATTAAAGCCTTTTTTCTTTTTTTCAGAAAAAAGGGTATAATAAAAGAAAATAAGCAGTAAAAAGGGGACCAGACATGTTGATTTTTCCTTTATTAAATGATTTGTCAAGAAAAATCATCCATATTGACATGGATGCCTTTTTTGCTGCGGTCGAAATCAGAGATAATCCTAAACTCAGAGGAAAACCTGTCATTATCGGTAGCGACCCTCGACAAACAGGTGGGCGTGGTGTCGTTTCCACTTGTAGCTATGAGGCGCGAGCTTTTGGTGTCCATTCAGCCATGAGTTCCAAAGAAGCCTATGAGCGTTGTCCCCAGGCCGTCTTTATCTCAGGGAATTATGAGAAATACAAGACTGTGGGCCTCCAGATTCGAGCTATCTTTAAGCGTTATACAGATTTGATTGAACCCATGAGCATTGACGAAGCCTATTTAGATGTGACAGAAAATAAACTCGGTATCAAGTCAGCGGTCAAAATTGCTCGTCTCATTCAAGAGGATATCTGGCAGGAACTACACCTGACTGCTTCCGCAGGCGTCTCCTACAACAAATTCTTAGCTAAAATGGCCAGCGATTATCAAAAGCCACATGGTCTGACAGTGATTTTACCTGACCAGGCTGAGGATTTCCTCAAACAAATGGATATTTCCAAGTTTCATGGAGTAGGAAAAAAGACGGTGGAAAGACTTCATCAAATGGGTGTTTTTACCGGCGCTGATTTGCTTGAAGTCCCTGAAGTGACCCTGATAGACCGTTTTGGCAGACTGGGCTATGACCTTTATCGAAAGGCTCGTGGTATTCACAATTCCCCGGTCAAATCCAATCGTATCCGTAAATCAATCGGGAAAGAGAAAACCTATGGAAAAATTCTCCGTGCCGAGGAAGACATCAAAAAAGAGCTGACTCTCCTATCAGAAAGAGTCGCTCTCAATCTCAGTCAACAAGAAAAAGCTGGAAAAATTGTCATTCTGAAAATCCGCTACGAAGACTTTTCAACTCTGACTAAACGAAAAAGTCTGGATCAAAAAACGCAGGATGCTAGTCAGATCAGCCAAATAGCCCTGCAACTCTATGAAGAGTTGGACGAGAAAGAAAAAGGCGTCCGCCTGCTGGGGATTACCGTAACTGGATTTTAAAGCTCAATGAAAATCAAAGAGCAAACTAGAAAGCTAGCCGCAGGCTGCTCAAAACACTGTTTTGAGGTTGCAGATAGAGCTGATGCAGTTTGAAGAGATTTTCGAAGAGTATAAAACCTTGAAGAGTTGCCCCTTCAAGGTTTTTCTTATACAAATAAACGGACAAAGCTGTAAAGTAGTAAGACACTACCAAGCACGATACGGTATTTACCAAAAAGGGTAAAGTCGTGTTTTTTTACATAGCTTGTCAAGAAACGAATAGCGACCATGCTGACTGCAAAGGCTACTCCCATCGCAACCAAGAGCAAGAACAATTGCCCAAAGCTCAAGAGTTGTCCTGCTTTTATAAATTTGAAAATCTTTAAGGCACTAGCTCCAAACATAACAGGAATTCCAAGATAGAAGGTAAATTCCGTCACAACAGAACGACTGGTTCCATTTAACAAACCACCGACAATAGTCGCTCCTGAACGGCTAGTTCCTGGTAAAAGGGCAAGAACTTGGAAGAGTCCGATATAGAATGCTGTCGTATAAGGAAGTTTGTCCAACTCTGTTACACTTGGCTCTATAGCACGCGCTTCATTGCGCTTTTCCAAATAGATAAAGGCAATCCCATAGATAATCAACATGAGAGCAACAGAAACCATGTTATGGAAGTGGGTATCAAACCAATCATCAAATTTAAAGACGGCAAGTAAAGGCAAAGTGGCAACCAAGACCTTCAACCACAGTCTCCAAGTCTTACGAACTTCCTGCTTATCCTTAGTCGATTTGAAAGGATTGAGCTTGTTAAAGTAAATGACCATAACCGCTAAAATAGCACCAAGCTGAATCACGACATTAAACATGGACATAAAGGCTTCATTTTGATTTTGGTATTGGATAAACTCCTCTGCTAAAATCAAGTGACCTGTACTCGAAATCGGCAACCATTCCGTAATTCCTTCAACAATCCCGAAGAAGATAGATTTTAAAATTTCAATAAGATACATAGATTACTCCTTTTTCTATCTTCCATTATAGCATACTTTTTCAGTATATGGCAGTTCTCTTTAAAAGGCACCGATACTGCCACCGCCTCCTCCTCCAGAGAAGCCACCGCCAGAACTTCCACTTCCAGAAGATACGGAATAGGTACTTGCTGTGTTTGCGACGCTGGCATAATGGCTCATTTGCGCACTTGAATGATAAAACATACTATGCCAACCATAAGCTACATAGAGGTTGATATCTGGATTTTCCACTTGGATATGATGAACCTTCATCAAATGGCTGACCTTGTCCGCATAGCCAAATAAAGTCGCATAGACCAAGAGGCGATTCCAGACCACAATACTTTCCAATTCAGCCTGATCCAATCGTGCAATCTCACGCAACATATTTTCAAAACTGGTCCAGAGATAGTAGACTTCTGCCCCTGCTTCATTTAGGACACCATCACGATTATCTAGACGAAGCTTCCAATAATAGAAAACAGCCAAAACCAAACCTAGAAAACCAAGTATTGGCAAGGGGAGGTAAAGATAGCCATAAACATCCAAACTGTACAAGAACAAACCAAATCCGATAAATAAAGGCAAGATAGTAGAGAGTCCCATACCCACTTGCAAGGCCTTTTCCCCACCAGTTAAAGGACGATAATAATCTGGGAGCCCCCAGAAGGAAACTCGTTTTCTCACTCCTTCTTGCATCTGGTTCAATACTTCTTCAAAAGAAGATTTGAGTTGAAGCCCCTTTGCTTGAATCCGTTTTTCATCAGAGGCTTTTGCTCTACGATAAAGACTATCAGATACCTTGTAATCCGCAAACAAATTGGAAAGAGTTGCTTCTTTTTTGCCTGAAAAGGCCAGATTTAGACAGTCTATCTCAAAACTTGACAAGCCATCTTCTTTCACCAGTCTCAAGCCAACTGCATCTCCTTCTGAAATAATAGAAACATTCCCACGGTCTATCACATCTAGCAAGGTAGCTTGAATAAGTTGGTCAAAGGTAAATTTGCCAGCCCCCTTGACTAAGGGACTCACTTCCTCCAAGGAGGTCGAGTAAATAGCCTCCGATAAAACCATTGGTTCTAATTCCATTGGTGGCTCATAGAGACGATGATTTTTGGCATATTTGACTGAAGGAGTGGTCTTTCTTCTATAAATAAAATAGAAGCAGACACTCAATAACAAGGAAATGGAAAGTATCAAAGGAAACACCCAAGTGACGAGCTGCATACTCTGATCTTTTTCTCTAACAATCGAGTCTTCTATCTTATTAAACTCTTCTAAACGATTTCCTTTCAAGCCCTGATCCGTAGCGCTAGCAAAATCAGTTCGAGGCCAATAGGCATGCAATTCAACTCCACGCTTAGACGGAAGATTATCTAAACGAATAGTATAATCAAGGTTACTCTTTTCAATCGTTCCTTCTTTAAAGAGTTTCCCTGTATGGAAGTAGAGTTTTTCAGCCTCCTTTTCTCCCCTTACATGAAATTCAAACTTTCCAATAGCCCCTGAACTGTCTGTTAAAGGTTGCCAATTTAATTCAGCGATATCTTCATAAAGAAAAAGCAAGTTCTTTAAATTCCAGACAAGGTCAACTTCAACTGTGTCACCCTCCTGACCTGGATTATAAACTTTAACAGTATAACCATCTGCGCCTTCTATCACTTCGCTAGTAACGTCTGCTAGTTCATCACCATTTTTCGATGCCTGAACCTTTGGATGAGGGTCAATGTCAAATCCACTAGGCATCTTGCCAGCACGTCCCAGTCCCACGATTTGCCCCTTAAAGTCCTCCTCAAACTGATAAACTATCTTCTGTCTAAATTCTGCCGTATTGTCTGCATGAATATACAAATCACCTTGATAAGAGTTTATCTTGAAATCAATGGCAAAAACAGAAAGTGGCAGAAGGCAAAACAAGCCTAACACTAGTAAGAAAAAAGTTTTTTTCATCAACTAAACCCCCTTTTTATCTTTGCTATCATTATATCATTTTTTCTCAAGTAAGGGCTTACCTGTATTGAAAAATAGAGTTTTTTTCGATAAAATAGGAGACAGTTATTTTTTAATAGATTAGAAATAGGAGAAATCATGAGAAAAATATACTTATCTATTTTCACAAGTTTCTTGCTGATGCTGGGACTTGTCAATGTTGCTCAAGCTGATGAATATTTACGCATCGGGATGGAAGCAGCATATGCTCCCTTTAACTGGACCCAGGATGATGATAGCAACGGAGCTGTCAAAATCGATGGAACCAACCAGTATGCCAATGGATACGATGTCCAAATTGCCAAGAAAATCGCTAAGGACTTAGGTAAAGAACCTTTGGTTGTTAAAACCAAGTGGGAAGGTTTAGTTCCTGCCCTTACTTCTGGTAAGATTGACATGATTATCGCAGGTATGAGTCCAACCGCTGAACGCAAACAAGAAATCGCCTTTTCAAGCAGCTACTACACTAGCGAGCCTGTCCTACTTGTCAAAAAAGATTCTGCCTATGCAAATGCCAAATCTTTGGATGACTTTAATGGAGCGAAAATCACTTCTCAACAAGGTGTTTACCTTTATGACTTGATTTCCCAAATCTCAGGCGCTAAAAAAGAAACTGCCATGGGAGACTTCGCTCAAATGCGCCAAGCACTTGAGGCTGGTGTCATTGATGCCTATGTTTCTGAACGTCCAGAAGCTCTGACTGCCGAAGCTGCTAACTCTAAGTTCAAGATGGTTCAAGTAGAACCAGGTTTCAAAACGGGGGAAGAAGATACAGCTATTGCCATTGGACTTCGTAAAGATGACACTCGTATTAGCCAAATCAATGCCAGCATTGAAACCATTTCAAAAGATGAGCAAGTTGCCCTAATGGATCGTATGATCAAGGAGCAACCTGCCGAAGCAACAACAACTGAAGAGACTAGCAGTAGTTTCTTTAACCAAGTCGCTAAAATTCTTTCTGAAAACTGGCAACAACTCTTGCGTGGTGCGGGTATCACTCTTTTAATCTCTATCGTCGGAACCATCATAGGTCTCATTATCGGTCTTGCTATTGGTGTTTTCCGTACTGCTCCTCTCTCTGAAAACAAAGCTATTTACAGCCTACAAAAACTAGTCGGATGGGGTCTCAATGTCTATATCGAAATTTTCCGTGGAACGCCAATGATCGTTCAATCGATGGTTATCTACTACGGAACTGCTCAAGCTTTCGGTATCAACCTTGACCGCACACTGGCTGCTATCTTCATCGTTTCGATCAACACCGGTGCCTACATGACTGAAATCGTCCGTGGTGGTATCCTAGCAGTTGATAAGGGACAATTTGAAGCAGCGACTGCTCTTGGTATGACCCATAACCAAACCATGCGTAAGATTGTCCTACCTCAAGTAGTCCGTAACATCCTACCAGCAACTGGTAATGAATTTGTCATCAATATCAAAGATACATCTGTATTGAACGTTATCTCTGTTGTTGAACTTTATTTCTCAGGAAATACCGTGGCAACTCAAACCTATCAATACTTCCAAACATTTACAATCATCGCCGTGATTTACTTTGTCCTCACCTTCACCGTAACACGTATCCTACGCTTCATCGAACGCCGCATGGACATGGATACCTATACTACAGGTGCTAACCAAATGCAAACGGAGGATTTGAAATAATGACACAAGCAATCCTTGAAATTAAACACCTCAAAAAATCCTATGGACAAAACGAAGTGCTAAAAGACATTTCACTCACTGTCCACAAGGGAGAGGTAATCTCTATCATCGGAAGCTCTGGAAGCGGAAAATCAACCTTCCTACGCTCCATTAACCTCCTTGAAACGCCAACTGATGGACAAATCCTTTATCATGGACAAAACGTCCTCGAAAAAGGCTATGACCTCACGCAATACCGTGAAAAGTTGGGGATGGTGTTCCAATCCTTTAACCTCTTTGAAAATCTCAACGTTCTTGAAAACACAATTGTCGCTCAGACAACTGTCCTTAAACGCGAACGTACAGAAGCTGAAAAGATTGCCAAAGAAAACCTGGAAAAGGTCGGCATGGGAGAACGCTACTGGCAAGCGAAACCAAAACAACTCTCAGGTGGTCAAAAACAACGTGTGGCCATCGCTCGTGCCCTCTCCATGAATCCAGATGCTATTCTCTTTGATGAACCAACATCAGCTCTCGATCCAGAAATGGTTGGAGAAGTCCTCAAAATCATGCAGGACCTGGCTCAAGAAGGCTTGACTATGATTGTCGTAACTCACGAAATGGAATTCGCCCGTGATGTCTCTCACCGTGTTATCTTTATGGATAAAGGTGTGATTGCTGAAGAAGGCAAACCAGAAGACCTCTTCACCAATCCTAAAGAAGACCGTACAAAAGAATTCCTTCAACGCTATCTCAAATAAAAAGAAAAGGCTGCATCAACCGTGCAGTCTTTTTACTAGCCAAAAAATGAAAAGGCAGACCCTATTCAAGAATCCGCCATTATCCAAAGATTAATCTTCAAATTTTTCATGATTTTTATCATAGAAATCAATTAAACCTAGAGCCGTTTCAAACGAAATATTTTTTACTTTTGCACGCCCCTGTGCTAGAGCAATGATAGACATTTCACGCGCATTCGTTTCTTTAGAGATACGGTAGCCTGTGATTTTCTTATCACGAACCCAGCCAACAACTGATTCTACTTTTTCAAAGTTTGACTTAGCCATGTCCTTCTCCTATTTTCTTATTTACGATATTTAATTGTATACGCTTTTAATTGTATACGTTTTTATGCTTTTTGTCAATAAAAAAACATATATTCAATAAAATAAACGCCCTTATTTTTACTTGCTATCTTATTAAAGTTTATAATATATAGGTTTTTCATTGCCGAAAACAATTTTTATAGTTCTTTAAAGCAACTGTATTATTAAATCTTATTCATGTAATAATATTCATATTTGTCAGATGCTGATTCTCGATAATCTAGACATATTCTAGTCTTATTTCATATTATTTATTCCACTGCAAAACAAAAAAATTTGACAAAAAAATCTTCTGCTCTAAACCATTTCTAACGAGTATTTTTCTACTTTTAGACTTTTCCTGTCTACACCAGCATTCAATCATTTGGTCAACTTGTACTATTTATTTACTTTATCAATATTCCTTTTTATTTCTTCAAACCTATAAAAAGATGAGTAGTTAGGAAACAATAGTATCCTATCTTCCAACATTTTCCACTGTTTTTATCTTCTTAGTATCTTATCACTCTTCTCAGTTAACTCAGTATAAGGCTTCTCATTAGTATTGATTATTTTTTCTAATTCCTATTATATTTAGCCAAATTTCAGATTAGCTATATATAAAATAGTAGATTTCAAAAAACTCCTTACATATAACAAGTAATTTTACTCCCTTACTATAAACTGAATCAAAAAACATAGGTACTATAATGAGTTATGATAGAAATAGCGTAACCGATTTCCTAAGTCCATAGGAATCGCCCCCTTTCTTCATCTTCATTATAGCACCTATACATCAATTGTGCAAATAATATGATATTTTTTTATTAGTCCTCAGACAAGCATATTATAGAGCGTTTCGTTACCATTTAAGTTAATATAAGCTGGATCAAAACCTTCCATTCGACGAATCAATCCTGCATAATCATGCTTATCTGCCAAGGCAATCCCAATTAATACTGGGCCTGTCCCCTTGCTAGCTCGCTTAATATACTCAAAACGTGTGATATCATCATTTGGCCCCAAGATATCATTTACAAACTCACGCAAGGCCCCTGGACGCTGTGGAAAATTAACCACAAAGTAATGCTTGATCCCATCATAAATCAAGGCGCGCTCCTCCATTTCTGGCATACGGTTGATATCATTATTTCCTCCAGAAATGATACAACAAATGGTTTTCCCCTTGATATATTCAGCTAAAACCTCTAGAGAGGCGATACTAGCTGCTCCAGCAGGCTCTGCGACTATCCCTTGCTTAGAATAAAGGTCAATCAAGGTTTCAGAAATCAATCCCTCATCGACACCTACCAAAGTTTGAACATGTTGACGAGTTGCTTC from Streptococcus mitis NCTC 12261 harbors:
- a CDS encoding ABC transporter substrate-binding protein/permease, coding for MRKIYLSIFTSFLLMLGLVNVAQADEYLRIGMEAAYAPFNWTQDDDSNGAVKIDGTNQYANGYDVQIAKKIAKDLGKEPLVVKTKWEGLVPALTSGKIDMIIAGMSPTAERKQEIAFSSSYYTSEPVLLVKKDSAYANAKSLDDFNGAKITSQQGVYLYDLISQISGAKKETAMGDFAQMRQALEAGVIDAYVSERPEALTAEAANSKFKMVQVEPGFKTGEEDTAIAIGLRKDDTRISQINASIETISKDEQVALMDRMIKEQPAEATTTEETSSSFFNQVAKILSENWQQLLRGAGITLLISIVGTIIGLIIGLAIGVFRTAPLSENKAIYSLQKLVGWGLNVYIEIFRGTPMIVQSMVIYYGTAQAFGINLDRTLAAIFIVSINTGAYMTEIVRGGILAVDKGQFEAATALGMTHNQTMRKIVLPQVVRNILPATGNEFVINIKDTSVLNVISVVELYFSGNTVATQTYQYFQTFTIIAVIYFVLTFTVTRILRFIERRMDMDTYTTGANQMQTEDLK
- a CDS encoding amino acid ABC transporter ATP-binding protein, whose translation is MTQAILEIKHLKKSYGQNEVLKDISLTVHKGEVISIIGSSGSGKSTFLRSINLLETPTDGQILYHGQNVLEKGYDLTQYREKLGMVFQSFNLFENLNVLENTIVAQTTVLKRERTEAEKIAKENLEKVGMGERYWQAKPKQLSGGQKQRVAIARALSMNPDAILFDEPTSALDPEMVGEVLKIMQDLAQEGLTMIVVTHEMEFARDVSHRVIFMDKGVIAEEGKPEDLFTNPKEDRTKEFLQRYLK
- a CDS encoding DUF2207 domain-containing protein is translated as MKKTFFLLVLGLFCLLPLSVFAIDFKINSYQGDLYIHADNTAEFRQKIVYQFEEDFKGQIVGLGRAGKMPSGFDIDPHPKVQASKNGDELADVTSEVIEGADGYTVKVYNPGQEGDTVEVDLVWNLKNLLFLYEDIAELNWQPLTDSSGAIGKFEFHVRGEKEAEKLYFHTGKLFKEGTIEKSNLDYTIRLDNLPSKRGVELHAYWPRTDFASATDQGLKGNRLEEFNKIEDSIVREKDQSMQLVTWVFPLILSISLLLSVCFYFIYRRKTTPSVKYAKNHRLYEPPMELEPMVLSEAIYSTSLEEVSPLVKGAGKFTFDQLIQATLLDVIDRGNVSIISEGDAVGLRLVKEDGLSSFEIDCLNLAFSGKKEATLSNLFADYKVSDSLYRRAKASDEKRIQAKGLQLKSSFEEVLNQMQEGVRKRVSFWGLPDYYRPLTGGEKALQVGMGLSTILPLFIGFGLFLYSLDVYGYLYLPLPILGFLGLVLAVFYYWKLRLDNRDGVLNEAGAEVYYLWTSFENMLREIARLDQAELESIVVWNRLLVYATLFGYADKVSHLMKVHHIQVENPDINLYVAYGWHSMFYHSSAQMSHYASVANTASTYSVSSGSGSSGGGFSGGGGGGSIGAF